The stretch of DNA GCCGACATCTGCAAGACGGGAGTCTGGTGCTCTACGATGTAACGTCCAGCGATGTGGAGGGCGAGAAGAATGAATGGGCGGCTTTCGGGGACAACCGCGACCAAAAGAAGGGCAAAAAGCAGGTAGTCTATGGATGGATGACCGACTCCGAAGGCTGTCCGGTGTCGGTGGAGGTCTTTGCTGGCAATACGGCCACGCTGCCGGCCCAAGTGGAAAAGATTCAAACGAGCTTTGGTCTGAAGCAGGTGGTCCTGGTTGGTGACCGGGGGATCCTGAAGCAGAAACAGATTCAGGACTTGCCCGCGGGGCTGGACTGGATCACGGCGATGCAAAAGCATGAACTCCGTGAGGTGGTCGAACAGGAAGGGCTGCAGATGAGCCTGTTTGATGAACAGGACCTGGTGGAGGTCTTCAGCGATCTGTATCCCAAGGAACGTCTGGTGCTGTGCAAAAACCCCTTGCAGGCCGCAAAGAACCAACAGACCCGAGAAGAGCTATTGACCAAAACGGAGGAGAAATTAGACCGGATTGTCCAGGCAACCCAAGAAGGCCGGTTGAAGGACCCGGGAAAGATCGGACTGCGGGTGGGCAAGTGGGTGGGCAAGTACAAGATGAAAAAGTTTTTCACGCTCGAGATTCGGGAGGGTCACTTTTCATATACCCGCAATACCCAAGCCCTTGCAAAGGCCGCACAATTTGATGGACTGTATGCCATTCGTTCCAGTCTGAAACAGGACCCGGAGGCAAGCGAACTGGTGACCCATTACAAACGCCTGTCCAAGGTCGAGATGGCCTTTCGCACCCTGAAATCCACCTCTTTGCAGATCCGTCCGATTCGCCATCGAACCAAAGACCGGGTGGTGGCTCATGTCTTTTTGTGCATGCTGGCCTGCTATGTGGAATATCATCTGCGCCAGAGGTTGGCCCCGATGTTGTTTTCAGAGCAGGATCCGCAGGCGCAGCGCACGACAGTCGTGGGACCCGCCAAACGCTCGGAACTGGCCAAAAAGAAGGCCCGAACCAAACGGACCCAGGCGGGAGAAAAGGCCTTGAGCTATGCCAGTCTGATGGAACAACTCTCGAAGCTATCCCGCCTGGTGATCCTTCCAAAACTCAAATCAGAGACGACCCAGCCGATCGTGATGTTTGAGCAGATCAGCTCTCTGCAAAAGCAGGCCTTCAAGCTTCTGAACGTCAAACTGCTCTAAGCAGCGATCCACCGAATGGTGGACAACCCTCCGCGGATACTCCGCACAGAAAATCAATAAATCCTCTAAAAAAACCTCCCAAATCTATGGGAAAATCGTGCCTCCAATAAACCGAAAAGGGGGGAACTTCCGTTGAGAATTGATCTGGACTTACAGTTGACCCTCATCGCCAGTACCCTCTATCAGGTCTTAGCACACCGACTGGGACCTCGATATCAAACCTGCAAATGCCAGACGCTCTTCAAAAAATTCGTACAGGCCCCCGCCACAGTCATCTCTGAGAAGGATCAAATCACTGTACGACTCACCCGACGCGCACATAATACCGAACTCCGCGCAGCAGGATATGTCGGACCCCAAGGACCCATCTCTTGGTTGCAGGACCGAAACCTCATCCTCGAATACGTCTAACCACCTCGATGACACAGACCAGATTGTCATCAAAAAACGTGGTTAAAAATTCAGGATAGTAGCATCCCTTGTGATATACGGGAGCATCCACGTATGTACTTCTTAGCGGCTTTACTTTACCAGTGTCATGTGTCCAGTCTTCGCGTACAGTCCATTCGATCCAGTCGCAATCACCCGGTAGAGATAGTTGCCACTCGCTAAGTTGGTTGTATTGAGATCAATGCCGTGGCTGTAACCAGCATCAAACTCTTTCACTGGCAGCCTCATCAATTCGCGACCCAGCACATCCATGACCTGCAATATCACCAGTGCGTTCTCTGGAAGATCAAACTGAATTCGCGTGGAAGGATTGAACGGATTTGGATAGTTGCCGTGTACCGTAAAGGATCTTGGCAAGACTGTATTCTCGATGGCCACTGGAGAAAATATCTCAATCGTGAACGTCAGACTATCAGAAGAGCCGTTTGTGTCGGTTGCACTGTACTTGAGATGTATCGGTGCCTGAGTGACCATCATGGGGGTTCCTGACAAAGCTCGTGTTTGCTCATTAAAGATCAGGCCTTCTGGTAGCCCAGGTGTAAGTTCGTACACAATTGGGGCGACGCCCCCTGATGCGTCCGGAAACATCAGTGGATCCATGAGTTGTCCACGGGCGAGAGATTGATCGTGAATCATTCCCTTGAATACCACTGCCTCCACAATTTCAATCGTGAACATCAAATTAACGGCCGTTCCCTCGGCGTCTGTTACCCGATAGATATAGTTCGTCGCAGACATCGCTGTGGTCGGTGTCCCACTTACTGTACGCATGGATGCATCAAAATCAAGTCCTTCGGGCAATGCCGGAGTGAGCGTGTAGGCATACGGCGGCATACCACCATGTGCTTCGGGCAGAACGTACCAGGGTATGACAGTGTTCATAGTATAAGTATGAGATCCAGTTTCCCCAGCAAACTGCAGACCAATTCCCTCCGTCGTGGCACTAACTACACCTGAGGCGTCACTCTCACCGATTGCATTCATGGCATAGACCCGGTAGTGCCGTGTTGTTGCAGCCCTGAGCCCTTCATGGGTGTAGGCCGTCGTTTCGATGGCACTGGTTTGCAGGTCCGACCAAGAGCCTGTCGTACCATCCGCAGAAACCTCGATGCGGTAGCCTGTGATGGGGGATCCCCCACTCTCCAGTGGCGCGCTCCA from Rhodothermaceae bacterium encodes:
- a CDS encoding IS1634 family transposase; translated protein: MYVARIPNRNSNPTWLIRESKRVDGKIVKTTLANITKWPQPVIDGLRILLKGGTAIQSVEDAFDIQSNCPHGPVAAVLGIMKQLQIPELIASKNARFRRLILGMIAARVIRPGSKLETSAMLDAHTASTTLNQELGLKRVDEDDLYDAMDELLQRKTEIECRLASRHLQDGSLVLYDVTSSDVEGEKNEWAAFGDNRDQKKGKKQVVYGWMTDSEGCPVSVEVFAGNTATLPAQVEKIQTSFGLKQVVLVGDRGILKQKQIQDLPAGLDWITAMQKHELREVVEQEGLQMSLFDEQDLVEVFSDLYPKERLVLCKNPLQAAKNQQTREELLTKTEEKLDRIVQATQEGRLKDPGKIGLRVGKWVGKYKMKKFFTLEIREGHFSYTRNTQALAKAAQFDGLYAIRSSLKQDPEASELVTHYKRLSKVEMAFRTLKSTSLQIRPIRHRTKDRVVAHVFLCMLACYVEYHLRQRLAPMLFSEQDPQAQRTTVVGPAKRSELAKKKARTKRTQAGEKALSYASLMEQLSKLSRLVILPKLKSETTQPIVMFEQISSLQKQAFKLLNVKLL